Proteins from one Desulfocurvus vexinensis DSM 17965 genomic window:
- the rpsI gene encoding 30S ribosomal protein S9, producing MSEFFYGTGKRKTSVARTRIYQGGTGRIIVNGRPYEEYFPRATLQMIIRQPLNLTKTMGKFDIKINVDGGGIAGQAQAVRHGITRALMEFDGGLRPSLKRAGLVTRDARKKERKKYGQRGARARFQYSKR from the coding sequence ATGAGCGAATTCTTCTACGGCACCGGCAAGCGGAAGACCTCCGTGGCCCGGACCCGTATCTACCAGGGCGGCACGGGCCGCATCATCGTCAACGGTCGGCCCTACGAGGAGTATTTCCCCCGGGCCACCCTGCAGATGATCATCCGCCAGCCCCTGAACCTGACCAAGACCATGGGCAAGTTCGACATCAAGATCAACGTGGACGGCGGCGGCATCGCCGGCCAGGCCCAGGCCGTGCGCCACGGCATCACCCGCGCCCTCATGGAGTTCGACGGCGGCCTGCGCCCCTCCCTGAAGCGTGCCGGGCTGGTCACGCGCGACGCCCGCAAGAAGGAGCGCAAGAAGTACGGCCAGCGCGGCGCCCGCGCCAGGTTCCAGTACTCCAAGCGCTAG
- the rplM gene encoding 50S ribosomal protein L13, translating to MKTYSPKQGEVAREWLVVDAQDKILGRLATEIAVRLRGKHKPEFAPHMDTGDFVVVVNAEKIKVTGAKLAQKKYYSYSGYVGGIHEVTLKDLLATKPEEVIRKAVRGMLPKNRIGRAMLKKLKVYAGSEHPHGAQNPKQLDI from the coding sequence ATGAAGACATATAGTCCGAAGCAGGGCGAGGTCGCCCGCGAGTGGTTGGTGGTCGATGCGCAGGACAAGATCCTGGGCCGCCTGGCCACCGAAATTGCCGTGCGGCTGCGCGGCAAGCACAAGCCTGAGTTCGCCCCGCACATGGACACCGGCGACTTCGTCGTGGTGGTCAACGCCGAGAAGATCAAGGTCACCGGCGCCAAGCTGGCCCAGAAGAAATACTACAGCTACTCCGGCTACGTCGGCGGCATCCACGAGGTCACCCTCAAGGACCTGCTGGCCACCAAGCCCGAGGAAGTCATCCGCAAGGCCGTGCGCGGCATGCTGCCCAAGAACCGCATCGGCCGGGCCATGCTCAAGAAGCTGAAGGTCTACGCGGGCTCCGAGCACCCCCACGGTGCGCAGAACCCCAAGCAGCTCGACATCTAG
- a CDS encoding HD domain-containing protein, with product MTIIRKSLLQFIFSGTTMKRWNDKLRPVELLEVDKQAHKMMAAWMLFMLNARGLDPVARRELGDAVVEGGLYDYFYRLVITDIKPPIFYKIKENPEHYRQLTAWVLDQLEPLLLPVGREFWDRFRARLSQPPGAAGLAGRILDAAHLYASSWEFNLIKDLGPWDDEKAGIEQSFTDGLRRFEDLAGVSELMAGPQSVLGRFAHLCGQLRFQTRWSQTPRIPETSVLGHLFIVAAYAWFLSLAVGACPARRQNNFFAGLFHDLPEVLTRDIISPVKKSVRTIGDLIRQYEDSELERRVYGPLEAGGFADLSARLGYFLGRETGSEFQAVVVRAGAVRAVGWEELQGPGNRDDQDPKDGELLKVCDSLAAFVEAYSALRNGISSDQLQQAVWRLRQHYQTYALGDELHVGALLADFD from the coding sequence ATGACGATTATCCGCAAGAGCCTGCTGCAATTCATCTTCTCCGGCACGACCATGAAGCGCTGGAACGACAAGCTGCGCCCCGTGGAGCTTCTGGAAGTGGACAAGCAGGCCCACAAGATGATGGCCGCCTGGATGCTCTTCATGCTCAACGCGCGCGGGCTGGACCCCGTCGCCCGCCGCGAGTTGGGCGACGCCGTGGTCGAGGGCGGGCTGTACGACTACTTCTACCGCCTGGTGATCACCGACATCAAGCCGCCGATATTCTACAAGATCAAGGAAAACCCCGAGCACTACCGCCAGCTCACGGCCTGGGTGCTGGATCAGCTCGAACCCCTGCTGCTGCCCGTGGGCCGCGAGTTCTGGGACCGCTTCCGGGCCCGGCTGTCGCAGCCCCCGGGCGCTGCCGGGCTGGCCGGGCGCATCCTCGACGCCGCGCACCTGTACGCGTCGAGCTGGGAGTTCAACCTCATCAAGGACCTCGGCCCCTGGGACGACGAAAAGGCCGGTATCGAGCAGTCCTTCACCGACGGCCTGCGCCGCTTCGAGGATCTGGCGGGCGTGTCCGAGCTCATGGCCGGGCCGCAGTCCGTGCTGGGGCGCTTCGCCCACCTGTGCGGGCAGCTGCGCTTCCAGACGCGCTGGTCGCAGACCCCGCGCATCCCCGAAACCTCGGTCCTGGGCCACCTGTTCATCGTCGCCGCCTACGCCTGGTTCCTGAGCCTGGCCGTGGGCGCCTGCCCGGCGCGCCGCCAGAACAACTTCTTCGCCGGGCTGTTCCACGACCTGCCCGAGGTGCTGACCCGCGACATCATCTCGCCGGTCAAGAAATCCGTGCGCACCATCGGCGACCTCATCCGCCAGTACGAGGACAGCGAGCTGGAGCGGCGGGTCTACGGGCCGCTGGAAGCCGGGGGCTTCGCCGACCTCTCCGCGCGCCTGGGCTATTTCCTGGGCCGCGAGACGGGCTCGGAGTTCCAGGCCGTGGTGGTGCGCGCCGGGGCGGTGCGCGCCGTGGGCTGGGAGGAGCTTCAGGGCCCCGGCAACCGCGACGACCAGGACCCCAAGGACGGCGAACTGCTCAAGGTCTGCGACAGTCTGGCGGCCTTCGTGGAGGCCTATTCGGCCCTGCGCAACGGCATCTCGTCGGACCAGCTCCAGCAGGCCGTGTGGCGCCTGCGCCAGCACTACCAGACCTACGCCCTGGGCGACGAGCTGCACGTGGGCGCCCTGCTGGCCGACTTCGACTAG
- a CDS encoding MBL fold metallo-hydrolase, giving the protein MKVTVWGCRGSLPVSTTAPTIRRKVAKALRAAARKSLGPGADVEAFIDSELPFSVHGSYGSNTCCVQVDGGGEATVIVDCGSGLRDLGNAVISTRGPSGGRYDFLMTHLHWDHLMGFPFFTPAYVPGNVIRFHGCHEAMERALRTQQSPPFFPVGFDDLGADIAFNTLIPGRTTEIGGMAVTPFAQNHPGGSYGYRFEAAGKCFVMSTDSEHREDAEADDYPFLEHVRGADLMIFDAQYTFQAASTSKKDWGHSSNIVGVELAKRAGVRALCLFHQEPTLDDASIEAFHDETRRYAGLFMPETPLEVLMAYDGMVVEV; this is encoded by the coding sequence GTGAAAGTGACCGTCTGGGGCTGCCGCGGGTCGCTGCCCGTGTCCACCACCGCCCCGACCATCCGCCGCAAGGTCGCCAAGGCCTTGCGGGCCGCCGCGCGCAAAAGCCTCGGCCCCGGCGCCGACGTGGAAGCCTTCATCGACTCCGAGTTGCCGTTTTCCGTCCACGGCTCCTACGGCTCCAACACCTGCTGCGTGCAGGTGGACGGCGGCGGCGAGGCCACCGTCATCGTGGACTGCGGCTCGGGCCTGCGCGACCTGGGCAACGCCGTGATCTCCACGCGTGGCCCCTCGGGCGGGCGTTACGACTTCCTCATGACCCACCTGCACTGGGACCACCTCATGGGCTTCCCGTTCTTCACCCCGGCCTACGTGCCCGGCAACGTCATCCGCTTCCACGGCTGCCACGAGGCCATGGAGCGCGCCCTGCGCACCCAGCAGTCGCCGCCGTTCTTCCCCGTGGGCTTCGACGACCTGGGCGCGGACATCGCCTTCAATACCCTGATCCCGGGCCGGACCACCGAGATCGGCGGCATGGCCGTGACGCCCTTCGCCCAGAACCACCCCGGCGGCTCCTACGGCTACCGCTTCGAGGCCGCTGGCAAATGCTTCGTCATGTCCACCGACAGCGAACACCGCGAGGACGCCGAGGCCGACGACTACCCCTTCCTGGAGCATGTGCGCGGCGCGGACCTCATGATCTTCGACGCCCAGTACACCTTCCAGGCCGCCAGCACGAGCAAGAAGGACTGGGGCCATTCGTCCAACATCGTCGGCGTGGAGCTGGCCAAGCGCGCCGGGGTGCGCGCCCTGTGCCTCTTCCACCAGGAGCCAACCCTGGACGACGCCTCCATCGAGGCCTTCCACGACGAGACGCGGCGCTACGCCGGGCTGTTCATGCCCGAAACGCCCCTGGAGGTGCTCATGGCCTACGACGGCATGGTCGTCGAGGTCTGA
- a CDS encoding GGDEF domain-containing protein, whose translation MHLAETDLGETLLILNFASRMLTAASDRDMVTDMALETLADFAAAPRVALWTLAPDGASLSLDRVFSGNASSRPALTVPVAGGAFERVFTEKRDMAFAPLPGAPAPLPAGPEPGQGCLVLPVVASSGLILGALSLETAAPAPETLASLRLLATVLAVSLDNARLFELAMVDGLTGLYMRRFYDARMAEELAALRPGGSACLVVFDIDHFKRVNDTWGHATGDMVLREFAHVVRQGVRRGHDLACRYGGEEFTLIMPATDAARALEIVEGVRHAASALAFPGIEPPLRITVSAGIAQADGPGHTAESLFARADTALYAAKEGGRDRAVVAK comes from the coding sequence ATGCATCTGGCCGAGACCGACCTGGGCGAAACCCTGCTCATCCTCAATTTCGCCTCGCGGATGCTCACCGCAGCGTCGGACCGCGACATGGTCACCGACATGGCCCTGGAAACCCTGGCCGACTTCGCCGCCGCCCCGCGCGTGGCGCTGTGGACCCTGGCCCCCGACGGCGCCAGCCTGAGCCTGGACCGGGTGTTTTCCGGCAACGCCTCCTCCCGGCCCGCCCTGACCGTGCCCGTGGCGGGCGGCGCCTTCGAACGCGTGTTCACCGAAAAGCGCGACATGGCCTTCGCCCCGCTGCCCGGCGCCCCGGCCCCGCTGCCCGCCGGGCCCGAACCTGGCCAGGGCTGCCTCGTGCTGCCCGTGGTCGCCTCCAGCGGGCTGATCCTGGGCGCCCTGAGCCTGGAAACCGCCGCCCCCGCCCCCGAAACCCTGGCCTCCCTGCGCCTTTTGGCCACCGTGCTGGCCGTGAGCCTGGACAACGCCCGGCTCTTCGAGCTGGCCATGGTCGATGGCCTGACCGGGCTGTACATGCGCCGCTTCTACGACGCGCGCATGGCCGAGGAACTGGCCGCCCTGCGCCCCGGGGGCAGCGCCTGCCTCGTGGTCTTCGACATCGACCACTTCAAGCGCGTCAACGACACCTGGGGCCACGCCACCGGCGACATGGTCCTGCGCGAATTCGCCCACGTCGTGCGCCAGGGCGTGCGCCGCGGGCACGACCTCGCCTGCCGCTACGGCGGCGAGGAGTTCACCCTTATCATGCCCGCCACCGATGCCGCCCGGGCCCTGGAAATCGTCGAGGGCGTGCGCCACGCGGCCTCGGCCCTGGCCTTCCCGGGCATCGAGCCGCCCCTGCGCATCACCGTCAGCGCGGGCATCGCCCAGGCCGACGGCCCCGGACACACCGCCGAAAGCCTCTTCGCCCGCGCCGACACCGCCCTCTACGCCGCCAAGGAGGGCGGGCGCGACCGCGCCGTGGTCGCCAAGTAG
- a CDS encoding chemotaxis protein CheX — protein MAIKYDVAFINPFLEAVINVLSTMAMVSATPGRPYINTRRTAQCDVTGLIGITGHAEGTIALSLSKGAILRIVSNMIGEEYTELNNDIADAVGELTNMISGQARQNLSTMGLNFRASTPSVVIGKGLRVAHPASGPILTIPFTTPDGDLVVEICFVRSQAVAVGKEVSPQAPAQPAPEAPATPQPDPDQKQDKMDQNAIDKFFD, from the coding sequence ATGGCCATCAAGTACGACGTCGCGTTCATCAACCCCTTCCTGGAAGCCGTCATCAACGTGCTTTCCACCATGGCCATGGTCTCGGCCACGCCCGGGCGTCCGTACATTAACACCCGGCGCACGGCCCAGTGCGACGTGACCGGGCTCATCGGCATCACCGGCCACGCCGAGGGCACCATCGCCCTGTCGCTGTCCAAGGGCGCCATCCTGCGCATCGTCAGCAACATGATCGGCGAGGAATACACCGAGCTGAACAACGACATCGCCGACGCCGTGGGCGAGCTGACGAACATGATCTCCGGCCAGGCGCGCCAGAACCTGTCCACCATGGGCCTGAACTTCCGGGCCTCGACGCCCTCGGTGGTCATCGGCAAGGGCCTGCGCGTGGCGCACCCGGCCTCGGGGCCCATCCTGACCATCCCCTTCACCACGCCCGACGGCGACCTGGTGGTGGAAATCTGCTTCGTGCGCTCCCAGGCCGTGGCCGTGGGCAAGGAGGTCTCCCCCCAGGCCCCGGCCCAGCCCGCCCCCGAAGCCCCCGCCACCCCCCAGCCCGACCCGGACCAGAAGCAGGACAAGATGGACCAGAACGCCATCGACAAGTTCTTCGACTAG
- a CDS encoding HDOD domain-containing protein, with protein MYQIDTRAADFPEAESYVRGFFLYVDPDHEAMVALYRVTVARTLAALRAGWTFPTIDQLMPRNVEHLRDMFYQEQQGGPREIVDAETKIASFPDVYFRLREELDRPTSSADDVARVVGTDVALTAKLLKLVNSPLYGFAERIDSVPHAVSLLGVKEVSNLALGISTINFFKDIPPELMDMRTFWKHSISVGIFSKLLASRVRGAGVERLFTAGLLHDVGRLILFKKLPYASTQALLHARSNMLPVVDAEGEVFGYDHTEVGQTLLAAWNFPPEMTALVRHHHSPMEAPSPLDAAVVQVADNMANAAEIPAGGKFVLPGVSPGAWELLKLSPETIEPLMELYDLHIEEVLETFL; from the coding sequence GTGTACCAGATCGACACCAGGGCCGCGGATTTCCCCGAAGCCGAAAGCTACGTTCGCGGTTTCTTCCTCTACGTGGACCCGGACCACGAAGCCATGGTCGCCCTGTACCGCGTGACCGTGGCCCGTACCCTGGCCGCGCTGCGGGCGGGCTGGACCTTCCCGACCATCGACCAGCTCATGCCGCGCAACGTCGAACACCTGCGCGACATGTTCTACCAGGAGCAGCAGGGCGGCCCCCGGGAGATAGTGGACGCCGAAACCAAGATCGCCTCCTTCCCCGACGTGTACTTCCGGCTGCGCGAAGAGCTGGACAGGCCCACCAGCTCGGCGGACGACGTGGCCCGGGTCGTGGGCACCGACGTGGCGCTGACGGCCAAGCTGCTCAAGCTGGTGAACAGCCCGCTCTACGGCTTTGCCGAGCGCATCGACTCCGTGCCCCACGCCGTGTCGCTGCTGGGCGTCAAGGAGGTCTCCAACCTGGCCCTGGGCATCTCGACCATCAACTTTTTCAAGGACATCCCGCCCGAGCTGATGGACATGCGCACCTTCTGGAAGCACTCCATCAGCGTGGGCATCTTCTCCAAGCTGCTGGCCTCGCGCGTGCGCGGGGCGGGCGTGGAGCGGCTGTTCACCGCCGGGCTGCTGCACGACGTGGGGCGGCTCATCCTGTTCAAGAAGCTGCCCTACGCCTCGACCCAGGCCCTGCTGCACGCCCGGTCGAACATGCTGCCCGTGGTGGACGCCGAGGGCGAGGTGTTCGGCTACGACCACACCGAGGTCGGCCAGACGCTGCTTGCGGCCTGGAACTTCCCCCCGGAGATGACCGCCCTGGTGCGCCACCACCACTCGCCCATGGAGGCGCCCTCCCCGCTGGACGCCGCCGTCGTCCAGGTGGCCGACAACATGGCCAACGCCGCCGAGATTCCGGCGGGGGGCAAGTTCGTGCTGCCCGGGGTCAGCCCCGGGGCCTGGGAGCTTTTGAAGCTGTCGCCGGAGACCATCGAGCCGCTCATGGAGCTGTACGACCTGCACATCGAGGAAGTCCTGGAGACCTTCCTCTAG
- a CDS encoding CheR family methyltransferase yields MGVLGSSLTLRKQPKISDAEFAQLRDFIYAKTGISIPEKRKYLLENRLGTRLQELNLASFKDYYDYLRLDANRTKEMDALCERITTNETSFFRDIKQLTMFKDHILREALEAQEKAGRKELSIWSAGCSSGEEPYTLAILLHEVLGMSIIGWRIRITANDLSPAMLEKCRRGVYGDYALRTTPRGMITKYFDDVGGGEFQIKSKVQKLVSFGPINLSDRAQTRRVPPSQIVFCRNVIIYFDDPMKKQVISAFYDNLLPGGHLFLGHSESIHKLSTAFRPVFKPGGIAYIKG; encoded by the coding sequence ATGGGAGTTCTGGGCAGTTCGCTCACCCTGCGCAAGCAGCCGAAGATCAGCGATGCCGAGTTCGCGCAGCTGCGCGACTTCATTTATGCCAAAACGGGCATCAGCATTCCGGAGAAGCGCAAGTACCTGCTGGAGAACCGTCTGGGCACCCGCCTGCAGGAGCTCAACCTCGCCTCGTTCAAGGACTACTACGACTACCTGCGCCTGGACGCCAACCGGACCAAGGAAATGGACGCGCTGTGCGAGCGCATCACCACCAACGAGACGAGCTTCTTCCGCGACATCAAGCAGCTGACCATGTTCAAGGACCATATCCTGCGCGAGGCCCTGGAAGCCCAGGAGAAGGCCGGGCGCAAGGAGCTGTCCATCTGGTCCGCCGGGTGCTCGTCGGGCGAGGAGCCCTACACCCTGGCCATCCTGCTGCACGAGGTGCTGGGCATGTCCATCATCGGCTGGCGCATCCGCATCACGGCCAACGACCTGTCCCCGGCCATGCTGGAAAAGTGCCGCCGGGGGGTCTACGGAGACTACGCCCTGCGCACCACGCCCCGGGGCATGATCACCAAATATTTCGACGACGTGGGCGGCGGCGAGTTCCAGATCAAGTCCAAGGTCCAGAAGCTGGTCAGCTTCGGGCCCATCAACCTCTCGGACCGCGCCCAGACCCGGCGCGTGCCGCCCTCGCAGATCGTGTTCTGCCGCAACGTGATCATCTACTTCGACGACCCCATGAAAAAGCAGGTTATCTCGGCGTTCTACGACAATCTCCTGCCCGGCGGGCACCTGTTCCTGGGGCATTCGGAAAGCATCCACAAGCTGTCCACGGCGTTCCGGCCCGTGTTCAAGCCGGGCGGCATCGCCTACATCAAGGGCTAG
- a CDS encoding heavy metal translocating P-type ATPase → MQRLLASLMEANRLDFLLLTLSGLALGASFLAGAMLPVDPAWIAVVLCGAPIVKGAAEGLITEFDIKADVLVSLALIAAVAIGEVFAAGEIAFIMQIGALLEERTVAKARAGIERLVRLTPRTARVVEGGAERTVPADEVRVGQVLRVLPGEAVAVDGVILSGQTAIDQSVMTGESLPVDKEPGDEVFSGTVNQFGAFEMRAVKVGQDSSLQRMIRLVESADAGKARIVGVADRWATWIVAGALACAVGTWLVTGEVIRAVTILVVFCPCALVLATPTAIMAAIGNSTRRGVLVRQGDALERLAGVRRLCLDKTGTLTHGRPQVAAVRSIAPGLEPQALLALAAAAELRSEHPLGRAVLAHYRATGPGAPREPQAFTMLPGRGVLATVDGAQVLAGNAALLADHGVALPPALAREAEDHVQEGATLIFVAMDGQAAGFIALADALREAAPAMVREAGALGLSTVLLTGDHEEAARHVAAQAGILELHARCLPEDKLALIDLYQQNGQPVAMVGDGVNDAPALRRAHVGIAMGGIGSDIAVDAADIALVGDDITAIPQTVALARRMMRTIHINMTMAMALNFVATALSMLGLMGPVAGALVHNVGSVLVVLNSTLLLRWAPRPARRARQPQAAPADAPLPAPAAVAARR, encoded by the coding sequence GTGCAACGCCTGCTCGCCTCACTCATGGAGGCAAACCGCCTGGATTTCCTGCTGCTGACCCTCTCCGGCCTGGCCCTGGGGGCCAGCTTCCTGGCCGGGGCGATGCTGCCCGTGGACCCGGCCTGGATCGCCGTGGTGCTGTGCGGCGCGCCCATCGTCAAGGGGGCCGCCGAAGGGCTGATCACAGAATTCGACATCAAGGCCGACGTGCTGGTGTCCCTGGCGCTCATCGCGGCGGTGGCCATCGGCGAGGTCTTCGCCGCCGGGGAAATCGCCTTCATCATGCAGATCGGCGCCCTGCTGGAAGAGCGCACCGTGGCCAAGGCCCGCGCGGGCATCGAGCGCCTGGTGCGCCTGACCCCGCGCACGGCGCGCGTGGTCGAGGGCGGCGCCGAGCGCACCGTGCCCGCCGACGAGGTCCGCGTGGGCCAGGTGCTGCGCGTGCTGCCCGGCGAGGCCGTGGCCGTGGACGGCGTGATCCTTTCCGGGCAGACGGCCATCGACCAGTCGGTGATGACCGGCGAATCCCTGCCCGTGGACAAGGAACCCGGCGACGAGGTGTTCAGCGGCACGGTCAACCAGTTCGGCGCCTTCGAGATGCGCGCCGTGAAGGTCGGGCAGGACAGCTCGCTGCAACGCATGATCCGCCTGGTGGAATCCGCCGACGCAGGCAAGGCGCGCATCGTGGGCGTGGCCGACCGCTGGGCGACCTGGATCGTGGCCGGGGCCCTGGCCTGCGCCGTGGGCACCTGGCTCGTCACCGGCGAGGTCATCCGCGCCGTGACCATCCTGGTGGTCTTTTGCCCCTGCGCCCTGGTGCTGGCCACGCCCACGGCTATCATGGCCGCCATCGGCAACTCCACGCGCCGGGGCGTGCTGGTGCGCCAGGGCGACGCCCTGGAGCGCCTGGCCGGGGTGCGGCGGCTGTGCCTGGACAAGACCGGCACCCTGACCCACGGCAGGCCGCAGGTGGCGGCGGTGCGCAGCATCGCCCCGGGCCTGGAGCCACAGGCCCTGCTGGCCCTGGCCGCCGCGGCGGAGCTGCGCTCGGAGCACCCCCTGGGCCGGGCCGTGCTGGCCCACTACCGCGCCACCGGCCCCGGCGCGCCCCGCGAGCCCCAGGCCTTCACCATGCTGCCCGGCAGGGGCGTGCTGGCCACGGTGGACGGGGCGCAGGTCCTGGCGGGCAACGCCGCGCTGCTGGCCGACCACGGCGTGGCCCTGCCCCCGGCCCTGGCCCGCGAAGCCGAAGACCACGTCCAGGAAGGCGCCACGCTCATCTTCGTCGCCATGGACGGCCAGGCGGCAGGGTTCATCGCCCTGGCCGACGCCCTGCGCGAGGCGGCCCCGGCCATGGTCCGCGAGGCGGGTGCCCTGGGCCTGTCCACGGTGCTGCTCACCGGCGACCACGAAGAGGCCGCCCGGCACGTCGCGGCCCAGGCGGGCATCCTGGAGCTGCACGCCCGCTGTCTGCCCGAAGACAAGCTGGCCCTCATCGACCTGTACCAGCAAAACGGCCAGCCCGTGGCTATGGTCGGCGACGGGGTCAACGACGCCCCGGCCCTGCGCCGGGCCCACGTGGGCATCGCCATGGGCGGCATCGGCAGCGACATCGCCGTGGACGCGGCGGACATCGCTCTGGTGGGCGACGACATCACGGCCATCCCGCAGACCGTCGCCCTGGCCCGGCGCATGATGCGCACCATCCACATCAACATGACCATGGCCATGGCCCTGAACTTCGTGGCCACCGCCCTGTCCATGCTGGGGCTCATGGGTCCGGTGGCCGGGGCCCTGGTGCACAACGTGGGCTCGGTGCTGGTGGTCCTCAACTCCACCCTGCTGCTGCGCTGGGCGCCGCGCCCGGCGCGCCGGGCGCGCCAGCCGCAGGCCGCCCCGGCGGACGCACCCCTGCCCGCCCCCGCCGCCGTGGCCGCCCGGCGCTAG
- a CDS encoding metal-sensing transcriptional repressor, translating to MRQCMDSDNLHRRLNKISGQITAIGKMIDQDVPCEDILIQVNAAKSALHKVGQIILEGHLTHCVRDGIEHGDADKTIARFAKAVEHFSRLS from the coding sequence ATGCGCCAGTGTATGGATTCCGACAACCTGCACCGCAGGCTGAATAAAATAAGCGGACAGATCACCGCCATCGGCAAGATGATCGACCAGGACGTGCCCTGCGAGGACATCCTGATCCAGGTCAACGCCGCCAAAAGCGCCCTGCACAAGGTCGGGCAGATCATCCTCGAAGGCCACCTGACCCACTGCGTGCGCGACGGCATCGAGCACGGCGACGCCGACAAGACCATCGCCCGCTTCGCCAAGGCCGTGGAGCATTTCTCGCGGCTGTCGTAG
- a CDS encoding hydroxyethylthiazole kinase, producing MPASPAVAAVHSALRQVRAARPLVHNITNFVVMNTTANALLALGASPVMAHAPEEVEELVGLAGALVLNIGTLSGPWVESMLLAGRAAGERGVPVVLDPVGAGASHLRTATSLDLLRETRPAILRANASEVLAVAGALGAVDSRRLGAALAAAGGSTRGVDSAHSGQGVEDVARAVAQAAGCVVVVSGAVDIVADARRAVAVFGGSDLMPLVTGMGCTATALAGAFAAVVPDAFEAAVAAMAVMGAAGAVAAARAQGPGTLQLHFLDALHALDREDLEAHVAVEPL from the coding sequence ATGCCCGCGAGTCCCGCCGTCGCCGCCGTCCATTCCGCCCTCCGGCAGGTGCGCGCCGCGCGCCCCCTGGTGCACAACATCACCAACTTCGTGGTCATGAACACCACGGCCAACGCCCTGTTGGCTCTGGGGGCCTCGCCCGTCATGGCCCACGCCCCCGAAGAGGTGGAGGAGCTGGTCGGGCTGGCCGGGGCCCTGGTGCTCAACATCGGCACCCTGAGCGGCCCGTGGGTGGAGAGCATGCTCCTGGCCGGGCGTGCGGCGGGCGAGCGCGGCGTCCCGGTGGTCCTGGACCCCGTGGGCGCCGGAGCCTCGCACCTGCGCACGGCCACCAGCCTGGACCTGCTGCGCGAGACGCGCCCGGCCATCCTGCGGGCCAACGCCTCGGAGGTCCTGGCCGTGGCCGGGGCCCTGGGCGCGGTGGACTCCCGGCGCCTGGGCGCGGCCCTGGCCGCCGCCGGGGGCTCCACGCGCGGGGTGGACAGCGCCCACTCGGGCCAGGGCGTGGAGGATGTGGCCCGGGCCGTGGCCCAGGCCGCCGGTTGCGTGGTGGTGGTCAGCGGCGCGGTGGACATCGTGGCCGATGCGCGCCGCGCGGTGGCCGTCTTTGGCGGCAGCGACCTCATGCCCCTGGTCACGGGCATGGGCTGCACGGCCACGGCCCTGGCGGGAGCCTTCGCCGCCGTGGTGCCCGACGCCTTCGAAGCCGCCGTGGCGGCCATGGCCGTGATGGGCGCCGCCGGGGCCGTGGCCGCCGCCCGCGCCCAGGGCCCCGGCACCCTGCAACTGCATTTCCTGGACGCCCTGCACGCCCTGGACCGCGAGGACCTGGAGGCCCACGTGGCCGTGGAGCCGCTGTGA
- the thiE gene encoding thiamine phosphate synthase, with protein MTRPVPDYGVYLVTDAGQCGVRGVARTARLAVAGGASVVQLREKTLGTRAFVALAREVLAALAGSGALVLVNDRVDVALAAGAHGVHVGQGDMHPGDARRLLGPDAIIGLSVETMAQAGAAEALDVDYYGVSPVFATPTKTDTGPAWGLEGLARLRAATARPLVAIGGIGPANAAGVLRAGADGLAVVSAICRAPDPGRAAADLRAAVQAVR; from the coding sequence GTGACGCGCCCGGTGCCGGACTACGGGGTCTACCTCGTCACCGACGCGGGCCAGTGCGGCGTGCGGGGCGTGGCCCGGACGGCGCGCCTGGCCGTGGCCGGGGGCGCGAGCGTGGTCCAGCTGCGCGAGAAGACCCTGGGCACGCGGGCCTTCGTGGCCCTGGCCCGCGAGGTGCTGGCCGCCCTGGCGGGCAGCGGGGCGCTCGTGCTGGTCAACGACCGGGTGGACGTGGCCCTGGCCGCCGGGGCCCACGGGGTCCACGTGGGCCAGGGCGACATGCACCCCGGCGACGCCCGGCGCCTGCTGGGGCCGGACGCGATCATCGGCCTGTCGGTGGAGACCATGGCCCAGGCCGGGGCCGCCGAGGCGCTGGACGTGGACTATTACGGCGTGAGCCCCGTGTTCGCCACGCCGACCAAGACCGACACCGGCCCGGCCTGGGGCCTGGAGGGCCTGGCCCGGCTGCGCGCCGCCACGGCCCGGCCCCTGGTGGCCATCGGCGGCATCGGCCCGGCCAACGCGGCGGGCGTGCTGCGCGCCGGGGCCGACGGGCTGGCCGTGGTGTCGGCCATCTGCCGTGCGCCCGACCCCGGGCGCGCGGCCGCAGATTTGCGCGCCGCCGTGCAGGCGGTGCGCTGA